A window of Puntigrus tetrazona isolate hp1 chromosome 11, ASM1883169v1, whole genome shotgun sequence contains these coding sequences:
- the LOC122354629 gene encoding Fc receptor-like protein 5 isoform X1, translated as MALRFLLLSLCVLLEPVTEIDARVFCGVVDLCAGGLLLKPVLSGPSEAYVRSQVQFDCAVPGWSSPLTFELLKDAGDLIAAESNVKVTFTLQVTEGSAGEYYCRLTSGGQTSNSIHLHAVIPVVGARLSSEPDPAVIYEGQKLVLRCLVRKGTRLSFTWYQDAQLVTSSSELHRLSGDTLTVERATAVHAGIYSCTAQNQMSVNPRFSSSRNLHVTVKKHMSAPSLSFSVFSNGSGLTANISCGSERGSPPVTFRLMLDGRELEAKREDSLESWFLLPVSEGRDLGAARCQAQTDTQQLISDPVRLLVVPVGGAVRVTVQYLHDADGTLAAARLRCVPDRGTFPAFSWSLNRSSLPAEGSAHAVAGGGQILILTEVRAGVYGCRARDSYNLSSVWVESEDVLVQRTDLAAMSVEAIALIFCGFLSTVIVSGSFFVYWSTKRSNDACKRHSHQDVIQSEMMRTFPAAGVSSEPVEMKTVIVELEA; from the exons ATGCACGTGTTTTTTGTGGTGTGGTTGATCTCTGTGCAGGTGGTCTGCTTCTGAAGCCGGTTCTGTCTGGACCCAGCGAGGCCTACGTGAGATCTCAGGTCCAGTTTGACTGTGCGGTTCCAGGCTGGTCTTCACCTCTGACCTTTGAACTCTTGAAGGACGCTGGGGATCTCATCGCGGCAGAGAGCAACGTCAAGGTCACCTTCACCCTACAGGTCACCGAGGGGTCAGCGGGCGAGTACTACTGCAGACTGACCTCCGGGGGTCAGACCAGCAACTCCATCCACCTCCATGCAGTGA TTCCTGTGGTAGGAGCCCGTCTGAGCTCAGAGCCCGATCCAGCGGTCATCTATGAAGGACAGAAGCTGGTCCTGCGCTGTCTCGTCAGGAAGGGGACACGTCTGTCCTTCACGTGGTACCAGGACGCACAGCTAGTGACCTCCTCGTCCGAGCTCCACCGGCTCTCTGGAGACACTCTCACGGTGGAGCGAGCGAccgcagtgcatgctgggatataCTCGTGCACGGCTCAAAACCAGATGAGCGTCAACCCCAGATTCTCCAGCAGCCGAAACCTCCACGTCACGGTCAAAA AGCACATGTCGGCGCCGTCGTTATCCTTCTCGGTCTTCTCTAACGGCTCCGGGCTGACGGCTAACATCAGCTGTGGTTCTGAGCGAGGCTCTCCGCCCGTGACGTTCAGACTGATGCTGGACGGCCGGGAGCTGGAGGCCAAGCGAGAGGATTCGCTGGAGTCCTGGTTCCTTCTGCCCGTCTCTGAGGGCCGGGATCTGGGAGCCGCTCGATGTCAAGCTCAAACGGACACACAGCAGCTAATATCTGATCCCGTACGTTTACTCGTGG TTCCAGTAGGTGGCGCTGTGCGCGTCACGGTACAGTATCTCCACGACGCCGACGGGACGCTGGCAGCCGCCCGGCTCCGATGTGTCCCAGACAGAGGAACCTTCCCAGCGTTCTCCTGGAGTCTGAACCGCTCGTCTCTTCCAGCGGAGGGCAGCGCTCACGCGGTCGCTGGCGGCGGTCAGATCCTGATCCTCACCGAGGTCAGAGCCGGCGTCTACGGCTGCAGGGCGAGGGACAGTTATAACCTCAGCTCGGTCTGGGTGGAGAGCGAGGACGTCTTGGTCCAGAGGACAG ATTTGGCTGCGATGTCGGTGGAGGCCATCGCGCTGATTTTCTGCGGGTTCCTGTCGACTGTGATCGTGTCAGGCTCGTTCTTTGTGTACTGGAGCACCAAGCGGAGTAACGACGCCTGCAAACGTCACAGTCACC AGGATGTGATCCAGTCTGAGATGATGAGAAC ATTTCCAGCAGCCGGTGTTTCCTCTGAACCTGTGGAAATGAAAACGGTCATCGTGGAGCTTGAGGCCTAG
- the LOC122354629 gene encoding Fc receptor-like protein 5 isoform X2, whose amino-acid sequence MALRFLLLSLCVLLEPVTEIGGLLLKPVLSGPSEAYVRSQVQFDCAVPGWSSPLTFELLKDAGDLIAAESNVKVTFTLQVTEGSAGEYYCRLTSGGQTSNSIHLHAVIPVVGARLSSEPDPAVIYEGQKLVLRCLVRKGTRLSFTWYQDAQLVTSSSELHRLSGDTLTVERATAVHAGIYSCTAQNQMSVNPRFSSSRNLHVTVKKHMSAPSLSFSVFSNGSGLTANISCGSERGSPPVTFRLMLDGRELEAKREDSLESWFLLPVSEGRDLGAARCQAQTDTQQLISDPVRLLVVPVGGAVRVTVQYLHDADGTLAAARLRCVPDRGTFPAFSWSLNRSSLPAEGSAHAVAGGGQILILTEVRAGVYGCRARDSYNLSSVWVESEDVLVQRTDLAAMSVEAIALIFCGFLSTVIVSGSFFVYWSTKRSNDACKRHSHQDVIQSEMMRTFPAAGVSSEPVEMKTVIVELEA is encoded by the exons GTGGTCTGCTTCTGAAGCCGGTTCTGTCTGGACCCAGCGAGGCCTACGTGAGATCTCAGGTCCAGTTTGACTGTGCGGTTCCAGGCTGGTCTTCACCTCTGACCTTTGAACTCTTGAAGGACGCTGGGGATCTCATCGCGGCAGAGAGCAACGTCAAGGTCACCTTCACCCTACAGGTCACCGAGGGGTCAGCGGGCGAGTACTACTGCAGACTGACCTCCGGGGGTCAGACCAGCAACTCCATCCACCTCCATGCAGTGA TTCCTGTGGTAGGAGCCCGTCTGAGCTCAGAGCCCGATCCAGCGGTCATCTATGAAGGACAGAAGCTGGTCCTGCGCTGTCTCGTCAGGAAGGGGACACGTCTGTCCTTCACGTGGTACCAGGACGCACAGCTAGTGACCTCCTCGTCCGAGCTCCACCGGCTCTCTGGAGACACTCTCACGGTGGAGCGAGCGAccgcagtgcatgctgggatataCTCGTGCACGGCTCAAAACCAGATGAGCGTCAACCCCAGATTCTCCAGCAGCCGAAACCTCCACGTCACGGTCAAAA AGCACATGTCGGCGCCGTCGTTATCCTTCTCGGTCTTCTCTAACGGCTCCGGGCTGACGGCTAACATCAGCTGTGGTTCTGAGCGAGGCTCTCCGCCCGTGACGTTCAGACTGATGCTGGACGGCCGGGAGCTGGAGGCCAAGCGAGAGGATTCGCTGGAGTCCTGGTTCCTTCTGCCCGTCTCTGAGGGCCGGGATCTGGGAGCCGCTCGATGTCAAGCTCAAACGGACACACAGCAGCTAATATCTGATCCCGTACGTTTACTCGTGG TTCCAGTAGGTGGCGCTGTGCGCGTCACGGTACAGTATCTCCACGACGCCGACGGGACGCTGGCAGCCGCCCGGCTCCGATGTGTCCCAGACAGAGGAACCTTCCCAGCGTTCTCCTGGAGTCTGAACCGCTCGTCTCTTCCAGCGGAGGGCAGCGCTCACGCGGTCGCTGGCGGCGGTCAGATCCTGATCCTCACCGAGGTCAGAGCCGGCGTCTACGGCTGCAGGGCGAGGGACAGTTATAACCTCAGCTCGGTCTGGGTGGAGAGCGAGGACGTCTTGGTCCAGAGGACAG ATTTGGCTGCGATGTCGGTGGAGGCCATCGCGCTGATTTTCTGCGGGTTCCTGTCGACTGTGATCGTGTCAGGCTCGTTCTTTGTGTACTGGAGCACCAAGCGGAGTAACGACGCCTGCAAACGTCACAGTCACC AGGATGTGATCCAGTCTGAGATGATGAGAAC ATTTCCAGCAGCCGGTGTTTCCTCTGAACCTGTGGAAATGAAAACGGTCATCGTGGAGCTTGAGGCCTAG
- the LOC122354629 gene encoding Fc receptor-like protein 5 isoform X3: MALRFLLLSLCGGLLLKPVLSGPSEAYVRSQVQFDCAVPGWSSPLTFELLKDAGDLIAAESNVKVTFTLQVTEGSAGEYYCRLTSGGQTSNSIHLHAVIPVVGARLSSEPDPAVIYEGQKLVLRCLVRKGTRLSFTWYQDAQLVTSSSELHRLSGDTLTVERATAVHAGIYSCTAQNQMSVNPRFSSSRNLHVTVKKHMSAPSLSFSVFSNGSGLTANISCGSERGSPPVTFRLMLDGRELEAKREDSLESWFLLPVSEGRDLGAARCQAQTDTQQLISDPVRLLVVPVGGAVRVTVQYLHDADGTLAAARLRCVPDRGTFPAFSWSLNRSSLPAEGSAHAVAGGGQILILTEVRAGVYGCRARDSYNLSSVWVESEDVLVQRTDLAAMSVEAIALIFCGFLSTVIVSGSFFVYWSTKRSNDACKRHSHQDVIQSEMMRTFPAAGVSSEPVEMKTVIVELEA, translated from the exons GTGGTCTGCTTCTGAAGCCGGTTCTGTCTGGACCCAGCGAGGCCTACGTGAGATCTCAGGTCCAGTTTGACTGTGCGGTTCCAGGCTGGTCTTCACCTCTGACCTTTGAACTCTTGAAGGACGCTGGGGATCTCATCGCGGCAGAGAGCAACGTCAAGGTCACCTTCACCCTACAGGTCACCGAGGGGTCAGCGGGCGAGTACTACTGCAGACTGACCTCCGGGGGTCAGACCAGCAACTCCATCCACCTCCATGCAGTGA TTCCTGTGGTAGGAGCCCGTCTGAGCTCAGAGCCCGATCCAGCGGTCATCTATGAAGGACAGAAGCTGGTCCTGCGCTGTCTCGTCAGGAAGGGGACACGTCTGTCCTTCACGTGGTACCAGGACGCACAGCTAGTGACCTCCTCGTCCGAGCTCCACCGGCTCTCTGGAGACACTCTCACGGTGGAGCGAGCGAccgcagtgcatgctgggatataCTCGTGCACGGCTCAAAACCAGATGAGCGTCAACCCCAGATTCTCCAGCAGCCGAAACCTCCACGTCACGGTCAAAA AGCACATGTCGGCGCCGTCGTTATCCTTCTCGGTCTTCTCTAACGGCTCCGGGCTGACGGCTAACATCAGCTGTGGTTCTGAGCGAGGCTCTCCGCCCGTGACGTTCAGACTGATGCTGGACGGCCGGGAGCTGGAGGCCAAGCGAGAGGATTCGCTGGAGTCCTGGTTCCTTCTGCCCGTCTCTGAGGGCCGGGATCTGGGAGCCGCTCGATGTCAAGCTCAAACGGACACACAGCAGCTAATATCTGATCCCGTACGTTTACTCGTGG TTCCAGTAGGTGGCGCTGTGCGCGTCACGGTACAGTATCTCCACGACGCCGACGGGACGCTGGCAGCCGCCCGGCTCCGATGTGTCCCAGACAGAGGAACCTTCCCAGCGTTCTCCTGGAGTCTGAACCGCTCGTCTCTTCCAGCGGAGGGCAGCGCTCACGCGGTCGCTGGCGGCGGTCAGATCCTGATCCTCACCGAGGTCAGAGCCGGCGTCTACGGCTGCAGGGCGAGGGACAGTTATAACCTCAGCTCGGTCTGGGTGGAGAGCGAGGACGTCTTGGTCCAGAGGACAG ATTTGGCTGCGATGTCGGTGGAGGCCATCGCGCTGATTTTCTGCGGGTTCCTGTCGACTGTGATCGTGTCAGGCTCGTTCTTTGTGTACTGGAGCACCAAGCGGAGTAACGACGCCTGCAAACGTCACAGTCACC AGGATGTGATCCAGTCTGAGATGATGAGAAC ATTTCCAGCAGCCGGTGTTTCCTCTGAACCTGTGGAAATGAAAACGGTCATCGTGGAGCTTGAGGCCTAG
- the LOC122354629 gene encoding Fc receptor-like protein 3 isoform X4 produces the protein MQKKIVMYTQDASRRVKHGLISIYHHVWLCWMSVPVVGARLSSEPDPAVIYEGQKLVLRCLVRKGTRLSFTWYQDAQLVTSSSELHRLSGDTLTVERATAVHAGIYSCTAQNQMSVNPRFSSSRNLHVTVKKHMSAPSLSFSVFSNGSGLTANISCGSERGSPPVTFRLMLDGRELEAKREDSLESWFLLPVSEGRDLGAARCQAQTDTQQLISDPVRLLVVPVGGAVRVTVQYLHDADGTLAAARLRCVPDRGTFPAFSWSLNRSSLPAEGSAHAVAGGGQILILTEVRAGVYGCRARDSYNLSSVWVESEDVLVQRTDLAAMSVEAIALIFCGFLSTVIVSGSFFVYWSTKRSNDACKRHSHQDVIQSEMMRTFPAAGVSSEPVEMKTVIVELEA, from the exons ATGCA AAAGAAGATAGTCATGTACACCCAGGATGCTTCGAGGCGAGTGAAACACGGACTGATTTCGATCTATCATCATGTTTGGTTGTGTTGGATGTCAGTTCCTGTGGTAGGAGCCCGTCTGAGCTCAGAGCCCGATCCAGCGGTCATCTATGAAGGACAGAAGCTGGTCCTGCGCTGTCTCGTCAGGAAGGGGACACGTCTGTCCTTCACGTGGTACCAGGACGCACAGCTAGTGACCTCCTCGTCCGAGCTCCACCGGCTCTCTGGAGACACTCTCACGGTGGAGCGAGCGAccgcagtgcatgctgggatataCTCGTGCACGGCTCAAAACCAGATGAGCGTCAACCCCAGATTCTCCAGCAGCCGAAACCTCCACGTCACGGTCAAAA AGCACATGTCGGCGCCGTCGTTATCCTTCTCGGTCTTCTCTAACGGCTCCGGGCTGACGGCTAACATCAGCTGTGGTTCTGAGCGAGGCTCTCCGCCCGTGACGTTCAGACTGATGCTGGACGGCCGGGAGCTGGAGGCCAAGCGAGAGGATTCGCTGGAGTCCTGGTTCCTTCTGCCCGTCTCTGAGGGCCGGGATCTGGGAGCCGCTCGATGTCAAGCTCAAACGGACACACAGCAGCTAATATCTGATCCCGTACGTTTACTCGTGG TTCCAGTAGGTGGCGCTGTGCGCGTCACGGTACAGTATCTCCACGACGCCGACGGGACGCTGGCAGCCGCCCGGCTCCGATGTGTCCCAGACAGAGGAACCTTCCCAGCGTTCTCCTGGAGTCTGAACCGCTCGTCTCTTCCAGCGGAGGGCAGCGCTCACGCGGTCGCTGGCGGCGGTCAGATCCTGATCCTCACCGAGGTCAGAGCCGGCGTCTACGGCTGCAGGGCGAGGGACAGTTATAACCTCAGCTCGGTCTGGGTGGAGAGCGAGGACGTCTTGGTCCAGAGGACAG ATTTGGCTGCGATGTCGGTGGAGGCCATCGCGCTGATTTTCTGCGGGTTCCTGTCGACTGTGATCGTGTCAGGCTCGTTCTTTGTGTACTGGAGCACCAAGCGGAGTAACGACGCCTGCAAACGTCACAGTCACC AGGATGTGATCCAGTCTGAGATGATGAGAAC ATTTCCAGCAGCCGGTGTTTCCTCTGAACCTGTGGAAATGAAAACGGTCATCGTGGAGCTTGAGGCCTAG